The following coding sequences are from one Macaca nemestrina isolate mMacNem1 chromosome 1, mMacNem.hap1, whole genome shotgun sequence window:
- the LOC139356212 gene encoding LOW QUALITY PROTEIN: uncharacterized protein (The sequence of the model RefSeq protein was modified relative to this genomic sequence to represent the inferred CDS: inserted 4 bases in 2 codons; deleted 2 bases in 1 codon), with product MDEGPPHPALPRATLCRGGRRGQRLPVAPTLPSLSLSSAILLRSRSPGRCLTITSAAVSRPAQRPAASLAWXGGAAPNSGGGRPLGGAGRAEGSERAASPLPATTLALGEDQKPRLPPGPQPCPCRPEAGARLVAGLAVLLHHTLPSPPFPYFSSIWGQHXRAHTPSPLLSCLCDVALLDFCCELQILKSAGELGEELGSRGGDRTSPRPDLLLPLPIGPAAAERPRLPSRFLPSSPHRPFPEKAAAQPMTTKLKRKNWAGRKRKPEPFDYYY from the exons ATGGACGAGGGCCCACCCCACCCGGCGCTTCCCCGTGCGACCCTGTGTCGCGGCGGGCGGCGAGGCCAGCGGCTCCCCGTCGCCCCTACCTTACCTTCCCTGTCTCTCTCGTCCGCCATCTTGCTGCGGAGCCGGTCGCCTGGGAGATGCCTAACGATAACCTCGGCCGCGGTGTCCCGGCCTGCTCAGCGCCCCGCGGCGAGCCTGGCTTG AGGAGGGGCCGCTCCGAATTCTGGGGGAGGAAGACCcttgggcggggcggggcgggcagAAGGCTCCGAG CGCGCCGCGTCCCCGCTTCCCGCCACGACCCTCGCGCTGGGGGAAGACCAGAAGCCGCGTCTGCCACCCGGCCCCCAACCTTGTCCCTGCAGACCCGAGGCCGGAGCCCGACTAGTCGCGGGCCTAGCAGTGTTACTTCATCACACGCTCCCCAGCCCCCCCTTCCCTTATTTCTCATCCATTTGGGGAcagca gcgcgcgcacacacccTCGCCCCTCCTGTCCTGTTTGTGCGACGTGGCGTTGCTCGATTTTTGTTGTGAACTGCAGATTTTGAAAAGCGCCGGAGAGCTAGGTGAAGAGCTGGGCTCCCGAGGGGGTGACAGAACCAGCCCGCGGCCCGACCTCCTCCTCCCGCTTCCCATCGGCCCGGCTGCTGCAGAACGGCCGCGCCTGCCCTCCCGGTTTCTCCCGTCCAGTCCTCACCGTCCTTTCCCAGAGAAAGCGGCAGCACAGCCTATGACAACTAAGCTGAAACGGaaaaactgggccgggcgcaaGAGGAAACCAGAGCCATTCGACTATTATTACTAG